The stretch of DNA GAACACGCTCGACCACGTGCCGACGAGGATGCCGGCGAGAACGGTGAACGCGAAACCACCAAGGGCCGTGCCACCGAACAGGTACAGCGCCAGCACCGCGACGACCGTCGTCCCTGACGTGATGATCGTTCGGCCGAGCGTGTCGGTGATGGCCGCGTTGATGGCTGCGTCCATCGCCACGGAGCCCATCCCCCGCAGGCGTTCGCGGACGCGGTCGAAGATGACGATCGTGTCGTTGACCGAGTAGCCCGCGACAGTGAGAAGAGCGGCGACCACGTTGAGGTCGAGGTCGTACCCCGCGAGGCTCAGCATCGCGACGGTCACCACGAGGTCGTGACATGTCG from Luteitalea sp. encodes:
- a CDS encoding protein translocase subunit SecF, encoding TCHDLVVTVAMLSLAGYDLDLNVVAALLTVAGYSVNDTIVIFDRVRERLRGMGSVAMDAAINAAITDTLGRTIITSGTTVVAVLALYLFGGTALGGFAFTVLAGILVGTWSSVFVAAPVAAVAGRHAVAEGKKNRVESP